AGGCTAAAAAATTTTTCATTTTAGTACAATAAGGACATGTAGACGTCGTATAGACAGTTACATTTGCCATGACCAATCCCCCTTTCATTAAATTAATTTAGTAGTTTCACCTTTCCAAGTACTCATACCAGGGATGACATTAGTAACTTTTTTAAATCCTTTTTTTGTTAATTGCTGTGCTGCTAAATCACTCCTACTACCAGTTCGACATATTACATAAATATCATCATCTTCATTTACTTCATGGATGCGGCTTGCTAATTCACCAAACGGAATTGATACTGAACCTGGAATATGATTAAAGACAAATTCAGATGGTTCTCTTACGTCTAGGATTACAATATCCTCATCTGTATTTATTTTTGTTAATAACTGTTCATTGTTTATTACAATGGGATGTTTTGTTTCAGCTAATTCTTCATCAGCTGATTTACGTAAATAGTGTCTTATGATGGCACCT
The Bacillus sp. SM2101 genome window above contains:
- a CDS encoding sulfurtransferase TusA family protein, with translation MNSIKTDHVLDAKNLSCPMPIVKTKKAMNDIRPGQVLEIQATDKGSTADLKAWSENTGNQYLGTIEEGAIIRHYLRKSADEELAETKHPIVINNEQLLTKINTDEDIVILDVREPSEFVFNHIPGSVSIPFGELASRIHEVNEDDDIYVICRTGSRSDLAAQQLTKKGFKKVTNVIPGMSTWKGETTKLI